One window from the genome of Clupea harengus chromosome 19, Ch_v2.0.2, whole genome shotgun sequence encodes:
- the LOC105907682 gene encoding class I histocompatibility antigen, F10 alpha chain-like, which produces FFLAVDLKVESLEDRHSLHYVYTALSKPVSAPGIYEFTAMGLLDNKKIDYYNSRDKVKIPEQDWMKEKLPAEYWNQGTQSRKSKEQWFKVNLNILMERMRHNNSDIHVLMWRHGCEVITRPDGSLKFERGVDEYSYDGEDFLSFDVDSWQWVAPVPEALPTKRKWDGVPTLNQYTKGYLETECVRLLGDFRSYRDEKENQTGYPPKINLFAKDGQSSDTLKLTCMATGLYSKNTEISILKSGWSVAKGYPHDFLPNDDGTYQIRLSVDAKKSEIDDYGCEVNHRDQKTTLVAQWPKGVTTLPGYAFQFTTGTPWNEIPDGILSTKTPSSTGLCVPYVRLALGLVAMLVAILGVIWVKKQIHNEIVTN; this is translated from the exons TTTTTCCTCGCTGTAGATTTGAAAGTTGAAAGTTTGGAAGACCGGCATTCTCTGCACTATGTGTACACGGCCCTGTCAAAGCCAGTCTCTGCACCTGGAATCTACGAATTTACTGCTATGGGCCTACTGGACAACAAGAAGATTGATTACTATAACAGCAGAGACAAAGTCAAGATTCCTGAACAGGACTGGATGAAAGAAAAACTTCCAGCGGAATACTGGAACCAAGGCACCCAGTCACGCAAAAGCAAAGAGCAGTGGTTCAAAGTCAATTTAAACATTCTGATGGAACGCATGAGACACAACAACTCAG ATATTCATGTCCTTATGTGGAGACATGGCTGTGAAGTTATCACCAGGCCAGACGGGTCTCTCAAGTTTGAGAGGGGTGTGGACGAATACAGCTATGATGGCGAGGATTTCCTTTCCTTTGATGTGGATTCATGGCAGTGGGTGGCCCCTGTCCCTGAAGCTCTACCCACGAAACGAAAGTGGGACGGGGTGCCAACCCTAAACCAGTACACCAAGGGCTACctggagacagagtgtgtgcgtttgctgGGTGATTTCAGAAGTTACAGGGACGAGAAGGAAAATCAAACAGGTT ATCCACCAAAGATTAATCTGTTTGCTAAAGATGGCCAATCTTCAGATACATTGAAGTTGACCTGTATGGCCACAGGCCTCTACTCAAAAAACACTGAGATTAGCATCCTGAAGTCTGGCTGGTCTGTAGCGAAAGGTTACCCTCATGATTTCTTGCCCAATGATGATGGAACCTACCAGATCAGACTGAGTGTGGACGCAAAGAAATCAGAGATAGATGATTATGGATGTGAGGTGAATCACAGGGACCAGAAAACCACACTTGTAGCCCAATGGCCCAAAGGTGTAACCACATTGCCTGGTTATGCCTTTCAATTTACAACTGGAACCCCATGGAAtgaaattcctg ATGGAATATTATCTACTAAAACTCCCTCCTCGACTGGACTGTGTGTGCCATATGTGAGGTTGGCGCTGGGACTGGTGGCGATGCTGGTGGCAATCTTGGGGGTCATTTGGGTGAAGAAGCAGATTCATAATGAGATAGTGACAAATTAA